A segment of the Denticeps clupeoides chromosome 2, fDenClu1.1, whole genome shotgun sequence genome:
CCCATGGGTTGCCTGGAATCCCTGGTAGACATTTAATTTTACCTCCTTTATCTGAAGCATTGCATGGAGACCCACTGCCCTCTTACAGCTCACAGGAAACAGGTAAAGTtaaaatctaaatataaattCATCACTTTTCAATCCACTATGAAATTATTTCCATGTTTTTCTGCTTATTACTTTCATACATTCACTGACATGCTTATATCCTGTAGGTTCATGTTACTGCTGTTTTCAACCGTGATTTGCATTGATttctgtgtgtgactgtaaGAACAGTTCATCTTGTTACCAGGTTGTCCAGTTGACTGGCTGCAGTTCAAAGATAGTTGCTACCTGTTTTCTGTGGTGCAGCTCAGCTTCGATGAAGCAAAGAAAAACTGTGACTCGAATTCTGCCTCCATGGTGATGATCaatgatgtggaggagcaggtggGAGGAGAAGAAAGTTTGTATGCATGATAAACAGTCAAGAGTAAAACTTAGGCCCTGTCCACATGAGAACATATTTCTCTAAAATGGGAAAATTTCTAtccgatctggccttgcgtccacacagAGAagccgtttcaggggacccagaatggTTCTTTTCTAaaacgggttccagagtgaatttctcttttccacgtCTCCATGTCAAGGGCAAAGTGGCTTCTTTTGTGAAAACGCTGACTTATCTATAACCTATCTATAGACACGAAACACTTGAGCACTTTGGGTGAGAACAGGGATTTACAGCGCGACTTACGGGTGTGGAGGGGTTAAAACCTGGACCACCAGGCAAAAGTCCAGGAGGAGGAACGGCAATTGAAAAACCACACCAGGCATTGGAGACAAACACAGGACCCCGTGGACAGCTGTAGTATTGCCTGGGTTTTCCTCCACTGGCTGGGAGTGAAAAGGTGGGCCCAGGGCCCATCTCTGACCGTTCAGTTTTCCAGCTCATAAACCAACGGTCCTGCTTTTTCCAGGTTCTTGGCTATTATATATGGGCcattctctgcatctccatatggatgacaacatttcagataatgctCCTGTGTGTACGCAGGTTTTAGAAACCGAAAATCCATTTTAGAGAAAGCATTCTTGTGTGGACAGGACCTTAGTAATGTCTCTATCTGTCTTATTCCCTCAGCGGTGGCTGCACATGCAGACCCTTGGGAAAGGATACTTCTGGTTGGGCCTCACAGACCGAAACCAGGAAGAAGTTTGGCAATGGGTAGATGGGTCATTCCCTGTTATAACGTGAGTtaactcccacacacacactcccacacacaaactcattcaACCCTCTGCCCATCGACATGGTGTGCTCAAATTtcagaaacatgacaaaatattAATTCTGTGTATAGTAACTGGAAGCAAGGACAGCCTGATAACTGGAGACCGAGACATGGTGAAGGAGAAGACTGTGCAGGACTTGTCCACCAGGGCCTGTGGAATGATTTCCACTGTGACCTTCCTATGAGTTCCATCTGTGAAAAACCCATCTGCTGCTGTGAGTTCAAACCCTCCTTATTTCAACCAACAATTACCTTACTAACTATTGCAATGATGCTCACAACGATGTGTGTTCCTCAGAGAAGACTACTGGGAGGCCATGGCCATTCACCCATGGGTGAATGAGATGCCAATCCATGTCAATTAGGAGAAGAATTCAGTTCCAGTAATTCCTCACCAAAAAAAGTGTCCTGCTCTAGGAATCTATTTTTATGACTGCTTGCCATATGATTCTTTATGTTCATACTGctataaataaaaagcacataaaTTTACTTTAATGGTAGTTTCATACACTAAACTCCAGTATATGATCCTTCAACAGAGCTTCAGAATCCACCAGACAACATATAAAGTGAtgtcataaaaagaaaaacactagCATTTATTCGTATcatcaattatttttattgttacttTTTAACCCTTGATTCAGATCATGGTGTTAAGGCTTCCCAGACCCACTCCAATGACCGTATACTGATCAGGTATTATTCCTCAGCTGCACAGAAGATTGAAATGATCTCACAATAGCACCTTAAAGAAGGAACAcgtaacacacatacaaagcTATGAAGACAGttcaataaatacacacagagagGTGCTGAAGACTCCTGTGCTTGATGCCAGCAGTTAGAATTCAGACCCTGCCTTGACATTCCACTGACACAAGCAATACCAGAGGATCAGCCaggggaaaagggaaaaaaaaaaaagacatgacaATTGAGTTTGGGATGTAAACATGAAGCCAGTATCTGTCTGCTCTAAAAGCCCAGCCCTGTATTTACATATGAGACATGTCTCACTGCTGGACAAACATTCCTAACGCATGTTTCCATGTTGCTTTCATATGCTCAACCATGGAGCATCGAACTTGGCACCATCTTGTGATATTTAgtgccattttgtttttctgaattCAAGTGAAGGCCAGACTCCATTGAACAGAGCAGAGTTCATACTGGCAGCAATAAAACCATCAAAAGTCCCTTAATGAACATGTTAGAGCACACTAGTCCAGATTAAAGTTCACCCtttaattttctctttttactcTTACTGTGCTTTATAAAGTGAAATCCAGTAACAAACAGCACTGCCTCTAGGGACACTCTTCACTCTTTCGTTTGAGGTCCTGAGCTTGGTATTTCACCAGCAGTCCCTGCTGTGGAGGTGACATGAGTCACATGAGTTGATCGGTGTGTGGCTTCTTCTCTGAGGTCCCGATAGAAGGCTAGCTGgtgtttttattcatccttCTCAACAATGACCTCCCCATGGAGGACCCTTCTCCTCTGACGCAACATGTGAAGGAAGAGCTGAGGAAATActggggaggggggaggagaAGAATCAAAGTTTAAGACATTAATTTATGAATTGGTGCCAATGCATGCACTCAGCCAAAAAGCCAGATTAAGGTGACTTCATCTGACCATTACACCATACAACCCATTTTAACAACAGATTAACAACAGCAatggtgaaataaaaaatgcttcacTGCCTTCTGCTGCTTGTTGGTTTCCACGCCTGAGTTGAGATTCAGATTCAGAGGACAAAACACCTTTCTATGTTCCTGTTCCCTCACAGATGACTTCTACCATGTATGCTTTCAGCGGTTACTAAAACTGTCTCTTTCGATGTTGATATCAGAAGTAATGACCAGGGGTTTCAGCAGATAATCAAATAGAAGTAGACACATGGCTATGGCAGACAAGCTAAATAAGTCAGAcaagaactgttttttttttatgtatggaGTGGATGCTGGATCCAAGCCCAACACTGCCATATAGTGGTTAAAATGTGGCCCAACTTTAAATAGTCATGAGTAGCAACATAAATACAAACCCATTCATTCCAATCAAATAAAGATTTTGACTTCTGACAGAATTTGGAGCTGTACAATGATTGATTAAATAGGGGCATGTTCTCTTAGAAATGAGCCTTTGATTAATTTACctgtgaaatttaaaaaaaagagcacatcCTCAATTCAACACTCAATTCTAGGGGGGTGaacaatttaaagaaaaaaaaaaaattgtgatgtaTTTGACAAATATCGATTGTGATTTAATTTGCGATTATTCactatattatgtatattaaaacCTTTAGCATACAGGTTTTAAACCGTACACTGAAATATGAACTGCACTGTAACTAGCATACCACGCGTTGAGAGCAAACATCAACCCTTGCGTTGAAGTGGGCATGTTCCGCGCACAGTTCTGCACATGCATGTGCAGGGCCGAGCACAGCACCGACCACTGCGTAAGTGCGCCGCAGCGCGGCACtcggtcaaagttgaaatttgctGAACTTTTCAACTGAGTGGCACGATGCATTTTTGCGTCAATAGAATTATATCATTAAAGCAGGCTtccccttcaaaacacacacaaaacgggAATGGtagaaaagctgatcttaaaCCGCGTGGCAGGCGCAGCAGACTGTTTTCACTGACTGAACTTTGCTCTGCTGCACGCCCCCTTGGACGGACAGAGTGTCACCTGCCAATGCTCTGCCCATTCAGCTGGATTCACCCAGTCCCGTTCTCCCACCGTGCcgctgctgcagctgcctctcttctgcctgcctCCCCAACGTCCCAGGGGGTCACCAGTGCTCCAGTCTCTCGttcactgactgtctccagccaaGCCAGCATGTCTGCGCATGCTTCTTCCCgcagcaaccctgacattaaccgATGGTGCAGAGTATGGGGTTGCAAAACTGCATTTGTTCAAATCATGGTTTGGGTTTGATTTTGATGTATCATTCAGCCCTACTCAATTTagttatgcatttacatttacatttacagcatttatcagacgcccttatccagagcgacttacaatcagtagttacagggacagtctccctggagcaatttagggttaagtgtcttgctcaggaacacaatggtagtaagtgggattcgaacccggttcttctggttcataggcgagtgtgttacgctaCATTCAAACAGCACTTACATGGGATGTAGGagagcatgatgatgatgaggaagatGTAGTAGTCAAACGAGACATTGTATTTGTTGGGAAGTCTCATGGAGTACATTTCAGATTTCCGAACGTGAGGAAGAGCAGCATAAATGGTCATAAGTTCACCAATCACCCCAAGAGGATACATGACTATAAACATGTTATACCTGCAGGGTGCAaagcagagacagagaaagaaaataagtattGTTGACGTTGAAAGCCTCAATttcaaaaatctatttaatgACAGACCttggaaaaaacacattaatttcATGCAGAGGTGGAGAATTACTGCTCCATTGCAACATGGCCAGGAACAGACCAGGAGGAGCTCCTTCACACCTTCATCTTAATCATTCCATGCAGCAGTAATACTGCTTTGACACAATTGCTCAAGATCACCCCTACTGGCCAGGTTGCTCATTATGGATATTAGAGATGGTTGCTTCTACACCACTGAACAACATGCTCTTCACAATTTACATGGCTCAATGAAACTTAACAGTGACTGTTGGGTGGATATTCTGTGTAGAACTGACGGAAACTGAAACAGATACTGGgggtgttggtggtgttggtggtgtggACAGTCTAACTGAATAAGCGCGTTTCTGAGAACCTGCAGAGAATCTCACAATACAATCAAATATAATGTCCATGGCAACAATGAGAGAAATAGTTGATTctgtgaaaatatttatatttaaatatatatattgttgatTCTGTGAAACTTGATACACTTGTGCGACAGTGTATCACAAGAGTATGATACAATCATGGTATATAAATTAAAGAAGAAAATCCCCTTATTGATGCAAGGTACAGCGTAACAATAAGAATACTACAATAATCAGTCTTCATCAGAGCAGAGCTCATCAATATATAAGACCACAGGAAGGACACCATGCAGATACAGGCAGCAgactaattcacacacacattcagtccactagaaagaacaagaaaaaacaacaacatgctGTCTCAATAGGTACCTGGCCCACTTGATGAAGTAAGGGAGATGATTTAAGAGGTTGAAGGTGTAGAAGGAGTATCGAGTAATCTCTGTCAGTGTCCACACGACCAGGAACAGAATCACGCTCTCTTCATTCTGAACCTTTCAGTAGAGCAGCAGAGGGTAGAGCAACAGACAAATCAGCATAGAAACCTGCACATACGGCTGGAGATGGAACCTTCTAAACTTCATATGCTCATCCTTCTACGTGCTTCTGTGCTGTTTAAAGTGTTTCTCTTCACAATAAATCAATGGACCATGTGTACATGTGGCCAGTTTTGCATGTTGCCTGCATTATCGTGGACAGTATGGACCACAGTGTGGCCTATGGACCAGTTATAAGACTTCATGCAGCCTGACTGACTTCACGACTCTTCACACAgttctgttatatatatatactataatgTATAATGCCTACCTGCTTGATGCTGTTGGTGACAAACCAGACCATGAATATCCTGGAGCAAACCTGGACCCCGGTCACTATCACTGAGGTCCGAACAATTCCTTTAACCAACAGACAAGGgcatgtaagtttttttttttttttccaatggaTACGgtgcatattttatttgtataaacTTACCAATTGCACAGTGCCCGACCTACAACACAACCAAGACAAAAGTAAAATCAACTCcagtacagaaacacacattagGTTAGCACTGCCATACACATGGAGAACTTACCTCAAGTAAAGCAAATGTCTGAAAAAACTTGAGTGTCCGTGATATGCTCTTATATAGACCCTTATGTGTACCTTTCTGCAAGTAGAACCTGATCATTGCCACTGCTAGTACCAGCCACCTGGAACAGAGGAAATCAAATTCATTTATATCCATCACCACTATATCAGATCAATGGGGATTTCCCCCCGAAATAATAAGCAGAATCAAATTGCTGACTAGTGCGAACCAGCAAACACAATTATCAGGGTAGCTGGATAATGTAAGTGACAAATCACGACCGGCGAGTAGGACAAGGCTGCACTACCCACAATATGTAAGTAAATACTGCTgtcaatgaataaaataaaactgtgcaTCTCCCTGTACTGGCCTGATgtctaaaaaaattatgtttgatgGCTCTCTCATGAGCTGCTGTGCATGAAGACACTTTTAGCCTCTACCAAACCAGGAGcaagttatttttaaaaattattttactatttACACCTCTGCTTTTTATGCTGATGAAGTCTATGTAGTAAAATAAGGTATTGTTTACCTCATATCCATGTATTAGGAGATCACTAAAATCATTGTCAGATCACACCTGACAACTACAAGTATTGACCAGAATACTGAAGTCATGCTTCAAATCTCATTTTATTGAACCAAGAAATACAGATAGCTTATAGcagatttttcatttcagtttttcattggtTTATTGCATTTAATGCCCTGGAATTACATCTAAATtaagagaacttaaaaaaactaaaaaaatacaaggCAAAATATATCTGTGGGGAATAATGGCGAACAGCATTTAATTTCAAGGTATTTtaagaaatgaatgttttgtagacatttgaaacatggtTACCTCTCGCAATGTAAAATTTGTACTAATTtgaatgaaattcaaagcaaattatcataacccagacattcaaagttcagtttatgtatgatatattgaatagtgcatcaggcaaaattttcatacaatgcaccacattttaactcttaggcCAGTCTATCGTGTTAAACTTAAGAGCACTCAtatagcttttagaccagtgaccagtgttgtcctgtgcatcacaccatcttggacattttagttgcatatattggtattgtataaacattattttattgaagtgttgcacaatTTTGACACCTgttaaacattttcaatttttggtgcaatagttttgtctgaatggttcacagaattttattatGGAAGTTGGTTtaaacaagtgagactagttgtCTGTGTCACATGCATCACACTGAAAGTTTTCAAAGTGCATATATGGCTTTGCCATAACTTtatgaccactagttatggggataaagtaacttttGGTATCAAGTGAGAGGTGAAGAGTTATAATCCTTTCAGCCACTTAATCTTTCAGTAAATCAAGTTATTTGACTTTATGAACAAACTACAGACTGTATCATATTGTACTATTGCTTCAGTCTAAAACGGAGGTACCACCAATAAATTTGACATTTCTGTGATTTAGCCTGTATTTCACAGCACAGTTCACATAAAAAAGATATATGAATCAATATCATATTAcgagtacttacttttaaatactttaattttttttttcgttggaTCACAATTAGCATGTGAGGATCAGAAGTCAACAGTCTGTCATGGACCATGATATTATCTGTGTCACCCTGATGCAGTGATAAAGTCATTATAAACGATGAGTAGATTTACAGGGTCGCATCTCATCTCTTGGACGCAGTTGGCGCTCCAACCTCCGACACTGGCCGGAAATCCACGGCCACGTTTTCATCCAGTGTGCAAAATGACAGGTTGAAGGTTTCGGGCGTGCCGTGCCTGACACAAAATGCATATATCGGCGCGATATGAGCGGCGCGATGATAACGCGCGTCGCAGCGCGCGGCCGCCCGCGTGTGCGCGCGCGGCTATACTCGGCTCGTGACCGTATTTGGCCAGGCTGAACCCGCTCCGCTATTCGCGCCGAACCCCGCTTTAGTTCGCCTCCCGGGCCGACGGGCCGCTCTCTACGCGCAGCGGGCACGACGAAAGGCGCGGGGCCGAGAGGGCCGAAAGGCGGGCCACTGTACGCGGCGACGGGCGCGCGCGGAAGTTCGCAAGGCGCCGGCGGCGACACGTACCCGGCTGTCATGGCGATGTTGTAGAACGTGAGCCATGCTGTGGCGATGGCGCTCTTCGCTCGCTTCTTGTTGttgttctccttctcctccaaaGAGCCGTCCTCCTCGCCAGACGCCATGGTACGGGGGCGGAGTGGCGTGCGCGCGAGCGAGCGCAGCTGACAGCTGGGGCAGAGGTCAGCGGGGTCACGGGCCCCCTCTCCACCCCGGGCCACGTCACCGAGCAGCCTTTACTGGCGCTGAGCTGCACATTCTGCACACCTGTCACCTGATCGGGACCCACCTGCCACTCAGGTTGCTATAACGCAGAACTGAAACCATTGTGGAAAAGTGGAagtgatttaaataaaactgaagtAAATAGTACAGTCAGACAACTCCGCCCAGTCAGTATTAGAAGTATTAGAAGCACTCGGAAGTAGAACATTTAGGGATTATTTTTGACAATAAGATAAGATTTTTATACAAAACGtataatttatttgtaaaacaaataaatgaattaaaactgACAAATTTCTCTGTTTACTGAATTTCGTGAGCCATTACGTTAGACATTatctgattattttattatttatttagccatttatttattttacattgacattttatgccatttaaccagtatccagagcaacttacaatcagtaattacagggactggagacactcagggttaagtgttttgctcagggacacaatgttagtaagtggggtttgaacttgggacacttctggttacccactaggctgctacccgCTATGGTGATTAAGGAGCTGTTACCTGTTTGAGGTGAGCAAATAGGGATTTACGTGtgtcttgatttaaaaaaagtgttaacTTGGTCAATAACGCTCCCactgcaaaaaacatttctgcaaatgtcTGCCCTTGTTATCTTGTTTGAAAACAACGTCTAAAGAAACCAGACTTGAATCCTTGGGTCCAGTGTACATTTCTCCATGCAAATGACATATTTCAGTCTGGCCATTGACAAAACCATAGTAACGAAATATCATCAGACCAGTACTGCATTTCTGTTTTACTTCGTTTAGaccttttttttacacctttaGTGCAGCTTAGTGCACCCGACTTGGTTTAAATCCTATTTACCTATTTATACTTTCAATTTGTTGGATTTCAACTGGATGCTAAGAGTTGAAATGCTGCGGCAACTTCTCATGTACTGTACACTAGGTGGCAGTCTGAGCCAATGTCTGCCAGGTATATATGTAGTGTTTACAATAAAAAGGTGATGGCTTTATAATGAATATTGGCATCACGGAGAGTGTACATGACATGTATACATTGATAACAATAGTCCTGATGCACAAATTCTACTTTATCTTTATcttacattatattacacaaAATTAGTCACATGCAGAAACTGTGCCAAGAGAGAataagtgtgtttttttattttttatttttttttgtggtctcacATTTTTGGTCTCATCAAAGTCTGAGGgaatgatgtatgtgtgtgagtttgaCCGTTTGTGGGTGCTTGGCCTGGTAATGTGTTTACACAATGCTGAGTGCAGTGTAAGCATTCACCTCGCGGCGAGCAGCAGGCCCTCTGCGGCCCGTGGAACATGCTAGCGCAGCCAGAGAACAATGAGCCCACACGCCACACATCCACAgcgcctctctctctttaatttcttttctttttttttcttttctgtccttttttcccATCCGCAGTATGGTTTCTGGGAGGAAGGTGAAGTTTGCCCTGTGTGAGGTTCTGCAGTTTGCAGCTCTATCAGCACCTCTCTTTGTGGTAATGCAACGCTTCGCCGCCATCGTGGCACAGGTGAAGAGTGCGGCGAGGCCACCAGGCGATGCCCTCACAGCCTACTGGCTGATTGTGGCGTCATCCATTGCCTACTTAACTTCAGTCGCCCTGCTTGTTTGGTTGCCCCTCAAATACATGGTGTTCATGAAGAAGAAGGCCCTCGTGGGACGAAAGAAGTGGTAAGTGAAGCTGAGTGCTGCTAATCTTAACGAAGGCAATTAAGCAAGACTGAAAATGGGTTttaagtgcgtgtgtgtgtatgcaactAACTAATACtaatatcaaaatatattaatattaaatatctgCATTAGCtgtacatgtgtacatgtgttatTGCATTTTCATGCAAGACACTGCATGCAGATGCTGAGTAAGAGGGTATTTACTAGTAAAGGTATAGCCAAGGGGCTGCCATCCATCCACTTGAAATGATGGgatatttttaacaattttctttACACATAGTATTTTAAAACAAAGATTTCAAAATGATATAtgaacaacacaacaacataacTACAAATCCAAATAACCAGGTCCCCTCTCTCACAGTAGTATGCAGAAACTCGATAGTATGCAGAAACACATATCTTGTGATATGTTATAGAGTGCTTTATGATCACATTTTGTGATGTTACAGCTGTATTCTACTATTTACTTTTaacttataaaatatataaatataaaatatatgaaatataaaatataaagcaaTAGTAAATGAAACTCAAAAGTGAGTTCAGGTGCTTCCTGATCAACCTTGACTGGAGTTGACCTGCTAAATTTATGTGCTAATTTTAACATGATTTTGAAAGGGAAACTCCTTTCTATATATGGTCCCATAGTTGACAgtgcatgtcagagcacaaacaaaATCATGAAGTCTAAGGATTTGTCTATAGACTTTTAAAAAGGGTAAAGAAGATGTTTGGAACCTAGAGGCTGCCCAGCCAATATGAACAATTGGGGCGGTGACCAAGGATTCCATAGTCACCCCAACAGAGTTCCAGCAATGCTCTGTGGAAAGAGGAGAACCTTCCAAATTATTTTGTCAGATGAACTCTGTGTAACTCTTTCACCTGAATGCCAAGCATCATGTCTGGTAGTAGCATCATTCTGTGAGGAAGTTTTGAGGGTCAGGGTTGAGGAAAATATAATGCAGCAATGTCCAGAGACAGTGTTCTGGA
Coding sequences within it:
- the hacd1 gene encoding very-long-chain (3R)-3-hydroxyacyl-CoA dehydratase 1: MASGEEDGSLEEKENNNKKRAKSAIATAWLTFYNIAMTAGWLVLAVAMIRFYLQKGTHKGLYKSISRTLKFFQTFALLEVGHCAIGIVRTSVIVTGVQVCSRIFMVWFVTNSIKQVQNEESVILFLVVWTLTEITRYSFYTFNLLNHLPYFIKWARYNMFIVMYPLGVIGELMTIYAALPHVRKSEMYSMRLPNKYNVSFDYYIFLIIIMLSYIPLFPQLFLHMLRQRRRVLHGEVIVEKDE